A region of the Rhizobium binae genome:
GGCCGGATCGAACGGATCGGCGTGACCGAACAGATCATTGATGCCGACCGCCAGCACTGGATGTCTATTCTTTATCTCGCCCGCGACATTGACGGCGAGCCGCAATTGACCGAACCGGACAAGCTTTCGGATTTCGGCTGGTTTGCCTTGACGGATTTGCCCATGCCGCTGTCGGCCTTCACCAGGGCGGCAATAGCAGCTTTGCCGGCTGCCGAACGCGGTTAGAGCCTTTCCTGGTTAGATTGAAGCATTCTGTTGGCTCAAACGGAGTCGGATGGTCGACCGGCCGGCGCGCGTCGTAGCCCAGCTCTAGCCGGCTGACGCACTGATCGCTTCGCCATGGCGAAGCGGTGCGGCCCGCAGGCCGGGCATCTCTAGCCAGGATCAGAGGCGATCGGCTCGGACGTACCGAGGGGTAGGCCCGTCGCCGATCGCCTCTGCCCTGACGAAAACCTGCTTCGGCGGAATGGTTCAATCTAACCAGGAAAGGCTTTAGCCCTCGGCGCGTAGCGCCGCCTCATAGGCAAGCCTTACCCATTTCGCCATCAGATCGGGATCGTCATAGGCCTCTTCGGGAATCGACCAATAGGGCATCTTCACCGGCTTGCCCTTCTTGCCATCATAGGCCCATTGCGTGGCGCCGGCGGCGGCAAATTCCGGGGCACTTGTCTCATCGGCCTTCAGCAGCATCTCGTCGCGCACTTCGACTGCAATGATGCGCCCGAGGTGATAAATGCCTTTGCCGCCGAACATGCGCTTGATCGTGACGGGGCCGAGCCCCTGAAACATTTCCTCGATCCCGGCATTGTCCATTCTCTATTCCCTTGAAATTCCGGCTGTTGCGATCACAGCGTGTGATAATCCCGGTTCATGTAGATGAGCGCCGGGTGCTTCTCGCTGAAGCGGACGGCCGCGACTTCGCCGAAGATGACGTTATGGGTCGGCATCTCTTTGATGTCGGTCACCCGGCAGTCGAAGGCGGCAAGCGCATCGGCAAGGACCGGCGCACCGGTGACGAGCCTGTCGAAGCGAGCGCTGACGAAGCGCTCCTCATCGGTAAGCGCGGTGCGTCCGGAGAAAGCGTCGGCGACGCCCTGGTGGTGAGCGCCGAGCGTATTCAGCACGAAGATGCCGCTGCGGAAAAATATCTCGTTCTTCGGATTGGTGTTGTTGAGGCAGATCAGGACCGAGGCCGGATTATCCGAGACCGAGCAGGCGGCGGTGATGGTGACGCCCCGGCGGATGCCTTCCATCGCCGTCGTCACGAGTTGCACATGGCCGGCATAACGGCTCATGGCATCCCGATAAAGGCCGGGGTCGATATGCTGCCTGTTCAACACCTGCTTCTCCGTGCGCTGTTCTGCCGACTGCATACATCCATAAATCGGAATCGATTTGAGGACAAAATACGCAGCAATTCATAGTGCTGCAGCGTCCATTGCGTCACCGAAAGGACGCCCTGCGCTGCAGTTCGACTTTCCATCGCGCCAATATGGCGAGCATGGGTTACCTTTTCTACAATAGGACCGATGAAAAGCATGGAGTTACGCTTGTTTTTCTTTGACGATCGCTGCCTTGCGGCTAAAAGGGCATGGACGATGGCTAGGGATCTCCGCCTTTCATGATCTACATGCGTGGCATAGCAGCCGTTTTGATGCTGCTGGGAGCGGCGGCGCAAGGCTATGCGGCCGGCGTGACGATCGGTGTCGTCGCACCCCAGAATGGCCCGCTCGCCCTGCTCGGCGCCCAGATTGCCGCCGGCGCCGGTTTCGAGATCCAGCAGTCGGGCAACACGCTCGTCGCCGTCAACGAAACCTG
Encoded here:
- a CDS encoding flavin reductase, whose amino-acid sequence is MLNRQHIDPGLYRDAMSRYAGHVQLVTTAMEGIRRGVTITAACSVSDNPASVLICLNNTNPKNEIFFRSGIFVLNTLGAHHQGVADAFSGRTALTDEERFVSARFDRLVTGAPVLADALAAFDCRVTDIKEMPTHNVIFGEVAAVRFSEKHPALIYMNRDYHTL
- a CDS encoding TfoX/Sxy family protein — protein: MDNAGIEEMFQGLGPVTIKRMFGGKGIYHLGRIIAVEVRDEMLLKADETSAPEFAAAGATQWAYDGKKGKPVKMPYWSIPEEAYDDPDLMAKWVRLAYEAALRAEG
- a CDS encoding NUDIX domain-containing protein gives rise to the protein MGRPGLDFPGLGVGLVILRDDRILLYKRVNPPEAGYWNIVGGKVDHMEPAEEAARREAEEETGLKIGRIERIGVTEQIIDADRQHWMSILYLARDIDGEPQLTEPDKLSDFGWFALTDLPMPLSAFTRAAIAALPAAERG